In the genome of Coraliomargarita algicola, one region contains:
- a CDS encoding LamG-like jellyroll fold domain-containing protein: MTEHAEKTFLIPSQPSDFPGLVAYWEFNQPGHSWRAIQGEPYTLTTSGEPLQITRDKSVPLGGSAIVIPEGTWLTCPRSECPKLDIHGENCQLTVIAWLRRESTQHGGCEFIAGQWNESQLGRQYGLFLNISVWRQHHQITGHLSNVGGPTPGYKYCIDGAVGQSAVPCDEWSVVAMSYDGSQGYVWLNGALDVRPGLNPYSMAGGLHDGGSSGSDFTVAGVDRSGCMGNFFKGQLAGLATYNRALTPAEIYALSTCHERGC; encoded by the coding sequence ATGACTGAACACGCCGAAAAGACTTTTCTCATCCCATCTCAACCGTCCGACTTCCCTGGTCTCGTTGCGTACTGGGAATTCAATCAACCGGGTCACTCATGGCGCGCCATCCAGGGGGAACCTTATACACTGACCACCTCGGGCGAACCACTACAAATAACGAGGGATAAATCAGTTCCACTCGGAGGCTCTGCCATCGTCATCCCTGAAGGCACATGGCTGACTTGCCCACGATCCGAATGCCCCAAGCTAGATATTCATGGCGAAAATTGCCAGTTAACTGTAATCGCATGGTTGCGGCGAGAATCCACACAACATGGCGGTTGCGAGTTCATCGCGGGGCAGTGGAACGAAAGTCAATTAGGCCGCCAATATGGTTTATTTTTAAACATATCCGTATGGCGACAGCATCACCAGATTACAGGACACCTATCTAATGTGGGCGGTCCGACTCCCGGGTATAAATACTGTATCGACGGTGCAGTCGGACAATCCGCAGTCCCATGTGACGAATGGTCAGTTGTCGCAATGAGTTACGATGGTTCCCAAGGCTACGTCTGGCTGAATGGAGCCCTCGATGTCAGACCAGGATTGAACCCCTACAGTATGGCAGGAGGCTTACACGATGGTGGTTCCAGTGGTTCTGATTTCACAGTAGCCGGAGTCGACCGTAGCGGGTGTATGGGTAATTTTTTCAAAGGTCAGCTCGCGGGACTTGCGACCTATAACCGTGCCCTCACTCCCGCCGAGATTTACGCCTTATCGACATGCCACGAGCGAGGCTGCTAA